A section of the bacterium SCSIO 12696 genome encodes:
- the rluD gene encoding 23S rRNA pseudouridine(1911/1915/1917) synthase RluD, with protein MDLEATTELTHSGKRLDQVAAELFSDYSRSRIKQWIDEGALTVNGEVRKPKDRLVGGEQLILQATVEPAGEWLPEAMPLNIVYEDDHLLVVNKPANLVVHPAAGNPSGTLLNGLLHYCPALETVPRAGIVHRLDKDTTGLMVVAKTLAAHNDLVQQLQARSVKREYEAVVQGTMTGGGTVEAAMGRHPRSRTKMAVVSFGGKEAITHYRLIHKFRSHTHIRLGLETGRTHQIRVHMAHIGHPLVGDATYAGRMKLPKGASGELVELLRNGFRRQALHAASLALIHPDSGDIMEWDAPLPKDFQQLLTVLENNETDSA; from the coding sequence GTGGATTTGGAGGCTACTACAGAGTTGACTCACAGTGGCAAACGCCTGGACCAGGTAGCAGCGGAGTTGTTTTCGGATTACTCCCGCTCGCGCATCAAGCAGTGGATCGACGAAGGCGCGTTAACTGTTAACGGCGAAGTGCGTAAACCCAAAGACCGGTTGGTTGGGGGTGAGCAGCTGATATTGCAGGCTACTGTAGAGCCTGCCGGTGAGTGGCTGCCTGAAGCGATGCCGTTAAACATCGTCTACGAAGACGACCACCTTTTGGTGGTCAACAAGCCTGCCAATTTGGTGGTGCACCCGGCGGCGGGCAACCCGTCAGGAACACTGCTTAACGGCCTGCTCCACTATTGTCCGGCGCTGGAAACCGTCCCCAGAGCAGGCATTGTTCACCGTCTCGACAAAGACACCACCGGTCTGATGGTGGTGGCCAAAACTCTGGCGGCCCACAACGATTTGGTGCAGCAACTACAGGCTCGCAGTGTCAAACGGGAATACGAGGCGGTGGTGCAGGGCACCATGACCGGAGGCGGTACGGTAGAAGCGGCGATGGGTCGTCACCCGCGATCGCGTACCAAAATGGCAGTGGTCTCTTTCGGCGGCAAAGAGGCTATTACTCACTACCGCCTGATTCACAAATTTCGCAGCCATACCCACATACGTTTGGGGTTGGAAACCGGCCGCACCCACCAAATTCGTGTGCACATGGCTCATATTGGTCACCCATTGGTGGGTGACGCCACCTACGCCGGGCGTATGAAGTTACCCAAAGGGGCCAGTGGTGAATTAGTAGAGCTACTGCGCAACGGCTTTAGGCGTCAGGCGCTTCACGCGGCGTCCCTGGCTCTGATCCACCCCGACAGCGGCGACATTATGGAGTGGGATGCACCCTTGCCAAAAGATTTTCAACAGTTGTTAACGGTATTGGAAAACAATGAAACTGATTCGGCCTGA
- the nadE gene encoding ammonia-dependent NAD(+) synthetase, with protein MNKAAIIAEMQVLPEIDPTFEIERRVNFIKQQLQQSGLKHLILGISGGVDSSTCGRLAQLAVDGLNKEHGGGYQFIALRLPYGVQADEHDAQAALEFIQPSESLPVNIRLGADGIHEETLGMMREHGLLNASDSHIDFVKGNVKARARMVVQYEVAGLLGGLVLGTDHSAENVTGFYTKHGDGACDLAPLFGLSKRQVRQLANTLGAPEQLIHKEPTADLECLEPSKADEAVLGLSYDEIDDFLEGKPVSDEVNDKLIAIYQRTQHKRQPIPTVYD; from the coding sequence ATGAACAAAGCCGCCATTATTGCCGAGATGCAAGTATTGCCGGAAATTGACCCAACCTTCGAAATTGAGCGTCGGGTCAATTTCATTAAGCAGCAACTGCAACAGTCCGGACTCAAACATCTGATACTGGGTATCAGTGGCGGTGTGGATTCATCCACCTGTGGTCGCCTGGCGCAACTGGCCGTTGACGGCCTCAACAAGGAGCACGGCGGGGGCTATCAGTTTATTGCCCTGCGCCTGCCCTACGGCGTGCAGGCCGATGAGCACGATGCCCAAGCTGCGCTGGAGTTTATCCAACCCAGTGAGTCCTTGCCGGTCAATATTCGTCTGGGAGCCGACGGCATTCACGAAGAAACTCTGGGCATGATGAGGGAGCACGGGCTGTTAAACGCCAGTGATTCCCACATCGATTTCGTCAAGGGCAATGTTAAGGCCCGGGCGCGCATGGTGGTGCAGTACGAAGTAGCAGGCTTACTGGGCGGCTTGGTATTGGGTACTGACCATTCAGCAGAGAACGTGACCGGTTTTTACACCAAGCACGGGGATGGCGCCTGTGATCTGGCGCCACTGTTTGGATTAAGTAAACGCCAGGTGCGCCAGCTGGCCAACACTCTCGGCGCTCCAGAACAGTTGATTCACAAAGAGCCAACTGCGGATCTGGAGTGCCTCGAGCCCTCTAAAGCAGATGAGGCGGTGCTGGGCCTGAGCTATGACGAAATCGATGACTTCCTTGAAGGCAAGCCAGTTTCCGATGAGGTGAATGACAAGCTGATCGCTATTTACCAGCGCACCCAGCATAAGCGCCAACCCATTCCCACGGTATACGACTGA
- a CDS encoding outer membrane protein assembly factor BamD, which translates to MRILSIQLHKNLPSLFLQSRLRSRFCVCLGLIICLSGCSSVDEDDSSRTAGFTERQFYEVIERDVRSHNWEQAIQNLQALEAQFPFGVYAEQAQLELIHAYYRSRDYQAAIAAADRFIDLQPQHPQIDYALYIKGLASYSESRSVLGGSLPVDGTKRDPGAARESFDAFNQLLKRYPNSQYAADARKRMIHLRNHLARYEIHVANYYFRRGAYLAAVNRGRFVVENYPKTPAVADALAVLAQGYYLLGQQDLADSTVAVLASNYPQHPAFNNDGQFDFSQDVSGEQRSWLNKLSFGLVDNPRPPGYDSRDQYNSIYKAENRKERNEKQEKRSWLSRLTFGLFD; encoded by the coding sequence ATGCGTATATTATCAATACAACTGCACAAAAACCTGCCTTCGTTATTCTTGCAATCAAGGTTGCGTTCAAGATTCTGTGTTTGCCTCGGCCTGATTATCTGTTTGAGTGGGTGCTCTTCCGTCGACGAAGACGACAGCAGCAGAACCGCCGGCTTCACCGAACGCCAGTTTTACGAAGTCATCGAGCGCGATGTTCGTTCCCATAACTGGGAACAGGCGATTCAAAACCTGCAAGCGCTTGAGGCTCAGTTCCCGTTTGGCGTGTACGCAGAGCAGGCACAGCTCGAGTTGATACACGCGTACTATCGCAGCCGCGATTATCAGGCGGCCATCGCCGCGGCCGATCGTTTTATTGACCTGCAACCGCAGCACCCTCAAATCGACTATGCCCTGTACATCAAAGGCCTGGCCTCTTACAGCGAGAGCCGCAGTGTACTCGGCGGCTCACTGCCTGTGGACGGTACCAAGCGCGATCCGGGCGCAGCCCGTGAATCCTTTGATGCCTTTAACCAACTACTGAAACGCTACCCCAACAGCCAGTACGCCGCCGATGCCCGCAAGCGCATGATTCACCTGCGCAACCACCTGGCTCGCTATGAGATTCACGTGGCCAACTACTATTTCCGCCGTGGTGCCTACCTGGCGGCAGTGAATCGCGGTCGCTTTGTGGTGGAAAACTACCCTAAAACCCCTGCGGTAGCAGATGCACTGGCGGTGCTTGCACAAGGTTATTACCTGTTGGGCCAACAAGATCTCGCCGATAGTACCGTCGCTGTGCTGGCCAGCAATTACCCACAACACCCGGCTTTTAACAACGATGGTCAGTTTGATTTCAGCCAGGATGTGAGTGGCGAACAACGTTCCTGGCTCAACAAGCTGTCTTTTGGGTTGGTGGACAACCCTCGGCCGCCAGGTTACGACAGTCGCGACCAGTACAACTCCATCTACAAGGCAGAGAATCGCAAAGAGCGCAACGAAAAACAGGAAAAGCGCTCTTGGTTGAGCCGACTCACTTTTGGTTTATTTGACTGA
- a CDS encoding type IV pilin protein produces the protein MKCDLNKRSYSGFTLVEIIIVVAIVAILAAIALPAYQEQVRETRRSDGKGFLLEVAAAQERYFTQNVSYGTLAELGYAGNESPEGYYTIAYTALNAGQGFRLTATPRIDDPDCTTLTLDHTNMRQATGAAPDECWD, from the coding sequence ATGAAGTGCGATTTAAATAAACGATCCTATAGCGGTTTCACCTTGGTAGAAATTATTATTGTTGTGGCTATTGTGGCCATCCTGGCGGCCATCGCGTTGCCTGCTTATCAAGAGCAAGTGCGAGAGACTAGGCGCTCAGATGGCAAGGGTTTTTTGTTGGAAGTTGCTGCTGCTCAAGAGCGTTATTTCACACAAAACGTATCTTATGGCACGTTAGCAGAGCTGGGTTATGCTGGTAACGAAAGCCCGGAAGGGTACTACACTATTGCTTATACTGCGCTAAATGCGGGGCAGGGCTTTCGATTGACCGCGACACCACGAATAGACGATCCGGACTGCACGACATTAACTTTGGATCACACGAATATGCGTCAGGCCACAGGTGCAGCGCCAGATGAGTGTTGGGATTGA
- a CDS encoding HAMP domain-containing histidine kinase has translation MPVSSSHSERYNNSNLLRVYSYYRFLLALLLLFMYLSGLGDQILGTSQPNVFLYGVATYAGLNLVTLLLFARQGFAPRTVQIFAALVLDIVAITVLMNASGGIQSGLAFLLVVCVAAGSLFVSGQLALLLAASASVCVIVSSASGLLNQASSSNTVFQAGLLGILLFVTALIFQLLTRRLHSAQQEALQKTRSASQLQKLNEYIVRRMRTGIVVIDKSDTIQLINDAALQLLGGHPVSGALAPDHSIQLAPTLHNQLKQWRQAPWLRTKPFKERSASREIQANFTTLEEGEDGSEQTLIFLEDTRTLAQHAQQIKQSSLSRLTGSIAHEIRNPLGAISHASQLLEEDPALGAQSRMIQIIKKQSDRVNQLIENVMQLSRQQTPNLKKLELNSWLKGFIRDYCEGRNQDITIQLDDAPRCRVLFDPSHLTQILSNLLDNGIRYSHEKTGEYWAELRPSIDAVSGHPYLDVFDRGPGVPSAEQNSIFEPFFTTSHQGSGLGLYVCRELCELNFATLNYLPTSNSDNQHQGCFRIGFAHPNSLLPGEN, from the coding sequence ATGCCCGTAAGCTCTAGCCACAGCGAGCGCTACAACAACAGTAACCTGCTGCGGGTCTACAGCTACTACCGCTTTTTGCTGGCCCTGTTGTTACTGTTTATGTATCTCAGTGGTCTGGGCGATCAAATTCTCGGCACCAGCCAACCCAACGTATTTTTGTATGGCGTTGCGACTTACGCCGGTCTCAATCTGGTGACCCTGCTGCTGTTCGCACGGCAAGGTTTCGCCCCCAGAACGGTACAGATTTTTGCCGCCCTGGTTCTGGATATTGTCGCCATTACCGTGCTTATGAACGCCAGTGGTGGTATTCAGAGCGGCCTGGCATTTTTGCTGGTGGTATGTGTAGCGGCGGGCAGCCTGTTTGTGTCCGGGCAGTTAGCCTTGCTATTGGCCGCGTCTGCCAGCGTGTGTGTGATTGTGTCCAGCGCCAGCGGGCTACTCAATCAGGCATCGTCCAGTAATACCGTATTCCAGGCTGGCCTGTTGGGCATCTTGCTGTTTGTCACCGCACTGATATTTCAACTGTTGACCCGCCGATTGCACAGTGCCCAGCAAGAGGCCCTGCAAAAAACTCGCAGTGCTTCGCAACTGCAAAAGCTGAATGAATACATTGTCCGGCGTATGCGCACTGGCATTGTCGTTATCGATAAAAGCGATACCATCCAGTTAATTAATGACGCTGCTCTGCAACTGCTGGGTGGCCACCCGGTATCCGGCGCCCTGGCGCCGGATCACTCCATCCAACTCGCACCCACCTTGCACAATCAACTGAAGCAGTGGCGGCAAGCACCTTGGCTACGCACCAAACCGTTTAAAGAACGCAGCGCCAGCCGCGAGATACAGGCCAATTTCACCACACTGGAAGAAGGCGAAGATGGCTCAGAACAAACTCTGATTTTTCTGGAAGACACCCGCACCCTGGCGCAACACGCCCAGCAAATCAAACAGTCGTCCCTAAGCCGCCTCACAGGCAGTATTGCCCACGAAATTCGCAACCCGCTGGGGGCCATCAGCCATGCTTCACAGCTACTGGAAGAAGACCCTGCATTGGGTGCACAGAGCCGGATGATTCAAATCATCAAGAAGCAGTCTGATCGGGTAAATCAGTTGATCGAAAACGTAATGCAGTTGTCTCGGCAGCAAACCCCCAACTTGAAAAAACTCGAACTGAACAGCTGGCTCAAGGGGTTTATTCGCGACTATTGTGAAGGGAGAAACCAGGATATCACCATTCAACTGGACGATGCCCCACGCTGCAGAGTACTGTTTGATCCATCCCACCTGACGCAGATTTTGAGTAATTTGCTGGATAACGGTATTCGCTACAGCCACGAAAAAACTGGTGAATACTGGGCCGAGCTGCGCCCCAGTATTGACGCCGTCAGTGGTCACCCTTACCTGGACGTGTTTGACCGCGGTCCTGGCGTGCCCAGCGCTGAGCAGAACAGTATTTTTGAACCGTTTTTTACCACCTCACACCAGGGTTCTGGTTTGGGTTTGTATGTATGCCGGGAGTTGTGCGAACTCAACTTTGCTACACTCAATTATTTACCAACCAGCAACTCCGATAACCAACACCAGGGGTGTTTTCGCATCGGCTTTGCCCACCCCAACAGCCTGTTGCCGGGAGAAAACTAG
- a CDS encoding sigma-54-dependent Fis family transcriptional regulator, with product MSDSTTKGRALIVDDEPDIRELLCYTLQKLELDVAEAGDIASAISLLNTDNFTFCLTDMRLPDGDGLSLVEHIQKHCPQMPVAVITAHGNMEIAVDALKKGAFDFVSKPVDLARLRAIVRSALELSESSPGSQTSIPGLLGHSAAMEKLRSQIGRVSRTQAPVFISGESGSGKELVARSIHYLSPRTNGPFIPVNCGAIPSELMESEFFGHKKGSFTGAHKDKQGLFQAAEGGTLFLDEVADLPLSMQVKLLRAIQEKAVRPVGEEREIDTDIRILSATHKDLEAEVEDGRFRQDLYYRINVIELPVPSLRLRRDDIPELAEAILQRLAKESGLQAEISENALNALKQYHFPGNVREMENILERAMTLCDNDQIHANDLQLKSGNGEREATAGEPIDQHFVDNLDSVDEYLESIERQILEVAIQKHKGNRTAAARDLGLTLRQIRYKIQKLGMEME from the coding sequence ATGAGTGATAGCACCACCAAAGGCCGCGCGCTGATAGTAGATGACGAACCGGATATCCGCGAGCTGCTTTGCTACACCCTACAAAAACTGGAACTGGATGTCGCCGAAGCTGGCGATATCGCCAGTGCTATCAGTCTGTTGAATACGGATAATTTTACCTTTTGCCTCACCGATATGCGCCTGCCAGATGGCGACGGACTCTCATTGGTAGAGCACATTCAAAAACATTGTCCACAAATGCCAGTGGCGGTGATTACTGCTCACGGCAACATGGAAATTGCTGTAGACGCGTTAAAGAAAGGTGCTTTTGATTTTGTCTCCAAGCCCGTAGATCTGGCTCGGCTGCGAGCTATCGTCCGCTCCGCTCTGGAATTGAGTGAAAGCTCGCCGGGCAGCCAGACCAGTATCCCCGGGCTGCTGGGACACTCCGCAGCTATGGAAAAGCTGCGCAGCCAAATTGGTCGCGTCAGCCGCACCCAGGCGCCGGTATTTATCAGCGGCGAATCGGGCAGTGGTAAAGAATTGGTAGCTCGCTCTATTCATTATCTAAGCCCGCGCACCAATGGTCCATTTATCCCAGTGAACTGTGGCGCTATTCCTTCAGAGTTGATGGAAAGCGAATTTTTTGGCCACAAAAAAGGCAGCTTTACAGGTGCCCACAAAGACAAACAAGGCCTGTTTCAAGCCGCCGAAGGCGGCACACTATTTCTGGATGAAGTGGCAGACTTGCCACTGTCCATGCAGGTAAAGCTGCTGCGGGCCATTCAGGAAAAAGCCGTGCGACCTGTGGGTGAAGAGAGAGAAATCGATACCGATATTCGCATCCTCAGCGCTACCCACAAAGACTTGGAAGCGGAAGTGGAAGATGGCCGCTTCCGACAAGATTTGTACTATCGCATTAACGTCATTGAGCTGCCGGTTCCCAGCCTACGTTTGCGCCGAGATGACATTCCGGAGCTGGCCGAAGCGATTTTGCAGCGACTGGCCAAAGAGTCTGGCCTGCAAGCTGAAATATCAGAAAACGCGCTCAACGCACTCAAGCAATATCATTTCCCTGGCAATGTTCGCGAAATGGAGAATATTCTCGAGCGCGCTATGACTCTGTGTGATAACGATCAGATTCATGCCAACGATCTGCAACTCAAATCCGGCAACGGCGAGCGCGAAGCCACCGCAGGAGAGCCCATCGATCAGCACTTCGTCGACAACCTGGATTCTGTGGACGAGTATCTGGAAAGCATTGAGCGGCAAATTCTGGAAGTGGCGATTCAAAAGCACAAAGGCAACCGCACCGCCGCTGCCCGGGATCTGGGCCTGACCCTGCGGCAAATTCGCTACAAGATACAGAAGTTGGGCATGGAAATGGAGTAA
- a CDS encoding GspH/FimT family pseudopilin encodes MGTSRLFPALPFHSKITGFTLIELMASVAILGVLIAIAVQPMLDFLERNQSRAVIREVRNLVALARENAVHHGCHTVMCPSDNRTQCSRNMNAPVIVFSDCNKNREIDGDDQLYREMQPLPENSQLHWSFSAGRRYVQMTPQGHTNSTFGSLIYCPASGKAENARLLIISRTGRGRYGKDTNGDGVENRSGGENIAC; translated from the coding sequence ATGGGCACGTCACGGCTGTTTCCCGCTTTACCATTTCATTCAAAAATAACCGGTTTCACACTTATTGAGCTAATGGCCAGTGTCGCTATTCTTGGCGTATTGATTGCCATCGCGGTTCAGCCCATGCTCGACTTTCTAGAACGCAACCAGTCCCGAGCGGTTATCCGCGAAGTCCGCAATCTGGTAGCACTGGCGCGAGAAAACGCGGTGCATCATGGTTGCCATACCGTCATGTGCCCCAGTGACAATCGCACTCAATGCTCCCGCAATATGAATGCACCAGTAATCGTATTCTCCGATTGCAACAAAAATCGGGAAATTGACGGCGACGATCAACTATACCGGGAAATGCAACCACTGCCAGAGAACAGCCAATTGCACTGGTCGTTTTCAGCTGGTCGCCGCTATGTGCAGATGACGCCGCAGGGCCACACCAACAGTACTTTTGGTAGTTTGATTTATTGCCCCGCCAGTGGCAAAGCGGAAAATGCCCGGTTATTGATTATTTCCAGAACCGGGCGAGGAAGATACGGCAAGGATACCAATGGAGATGGCGTTGAGAATCGCTCCGGTGGAGAGAATATCGCTTGTTGA